In the Pelomicrobium methylotrophicum genome, one interval contains:
- a CDS encoding GntR family transcriptional regulator, translating into MENAVVSRGFGQAPLYKIVKSRLLEGLTAGEWTTGEALPSEAKLAARFDVSIGTVRKAIDELVAEKILVRHQGKGTFVAVHNKDRTLYYFFHLVGPDGVKEFPTSELLSFGKAKAEAAVAEQLRIARGAPVFRFRNLLKLQGRPVILDHITIPQALFPDLDEEALRKRESTIYALYQARYGINVIRAQERLRARPCDAEAAKILGLASGAPILEIHRVAYTYNDVPVEVRLSTANTEHHDYLNDLGKGQAR; encoded by the coding sequence ATGGAAAACGCTGTCGTATCCAGGGGATTCGGGCAGGCCCCCCTCTACAAGATCGTCAAAAGCCGCCTTTTGGAGGGGCTGACCGCGGGTGAGTGGACGACGGGCGAAGCGCTGCCGAGTGAGGCCAAGCTCGCCGCCCGTTTCGATGTGAGCATCGGCACCGTGCGGAAGGCCATCGATGAGCTGGTGGCGGAGAAGATCCTCGTCCGCCACCAGGGAAAAGGCACCTTCGTGGCCGTCCACAACAAGGACCGGACGCTTTATTACTTCTTTCACCTCGTGGGGCCTGATGGAGTCAAGGAGTTTCCCACCAGCGAGCTGCTGTCATTCGGCAAGGCCAAAGCAGAGGCGGCGGTGGCGGAGCAGTTGCGGATCGCGCGGGGAGCCCCGGTGTTCCGGTTCCGCAACCTCCTGAAGCTTCAGGGACGTCCGGTCATCCTGGATCACATCACCATCCCTCAGGCGCTGTTCCCGGATCTGGACGAGGAAGCGTTGCGCAAGCGGGAGAGTACGATCTACGCCCTCTATCAGGCCCGGTACGGCATCAACGTCATCCGGGCCCAGGAGCGGCTGCGGGCCCGACCCTGCGACGCCGAGGCGGCCAAAATTCTGGGCCTGGCCTCCGGTGCGCCGATCCTGGAAATCCACCGCGTGGCTTACACCTACAACGACGTACCGGTAGAAGTGCGCCTATCCACGGCCAACACTGAACACCACGACTATCTGAACGATCTGGGAAAGGGTCAGGCCCGCTAA
- a CDS encoding succinate dehydrogenase/fumarate reductase iron-sulfur subunit — MDMLEVHVWRGNASGRFQAYEVPRRASQTVLDVVTYIQRHLDATLSYRFACRVGMCGSCAMVVNGRARWTCRTHVDKVVAPDGRLEIAPLKNLPIVKDLVTDMTEFFDKWAKARGYFVPTRTRHDPFAVVRPDSKERQAADAGIECIGCGVCYSSCDVVSWNPAYLGPAALNRAWTLVNDVRDGGRAERLKAVAGNAGCLACHTHMSCTERCPKHLMPTASIAGLKRATAIAALKGEL, encoded by the coding sequence ATGGACATGCTCGAGGTCCATGTCTGGCGCGGCAATGCCTCGGGGCGCTTCCAGGCCTACGAGGTTCCTCGCCGCGCTAGTCAGACGGTGCTGGACGTGGTGACCTACATCCAGCGCCATTTGGATGCGACGCTCTCCTATCGCTTCGCCTGCCGCGTGGGCATGTGCGGCTCCTGCGCCATGGTGGTGAACGGCAGAGCGCGCTGGACTTGCCGCACCCACGTGGACAAAGTGGTGGCGCCGGATGGCCGGCTGGAGATCGCACCGCTCAAGAACCTGCCGATCGTCAAGGACCTGGTCACCGACATGACCGAGTTCTTCGACAAGTGGGCCAAGGCCCGGGGATACTTCGTTCCCACGCGCACGCGCCACGATCCCTTCGCGGTCGTGCGGCCGGATTCGAAGGAGCGGCAGGCGGCGGATGCGGGCATCGAATGCATCGGCTGCGGCGTGTGCTACTCTTCCTGCGACGTGGTGAGCTGGAATCCGGCTTATCTCGGTCCGGCCGCACTGAACCGCGCGTGGACTTTGGTGAACGACGTGCGCGATGGTGGCCGCGCCGAGCGCTTGAAAGCGGTGGCCGGCAATGCCGGGTGCCTAGCCTGCCACACTCACATGAGCTGCACAGAACGGTGTCCGAAGCACCTGATGCCCACCGCTTCCATTGCCGGCTTGAAGCGGGCCACCGCCATTGCCGCGCTGAAGGGAGAGCTATGA
- the rpsP gene encoding 30S ribosomal protein S16 — translation MVVIRLARGGAKKRPFYNMVVTDSRNPRDGRFIERIGFYNPMAAEGEEALRVQLDRLAYWQGKGAKLSDTVARLVKQFGGGTTA, via the coding sequence ATGGTAGTGATACGGCTTGCCCGGGGCGGCGCCAAGAAGCGGCCCTTTTACAACATGGTAGTCACCGATTCGCGCAATCCACGCGACGGCCGTTTCATCGAGCGCATCGGCTTCTACAACCCCATGGCCGCCGAAGGCGAGGAAGCATTGCGCGTCCAGCTGGACCGGCTCGCCTACTGGCAGGGCAAGGGGGCGAAGCTCTCCGACACGGTGGCTAGGCTGGTCAAGCAGTTTGGTGGCGGCACCACGGCCTGA
- a CDS encoding UxaA family hydrolase, producing MAIDLSKATFWGYRRENGRVGVRNHVIILPVDDLSNAAAQAVEHNIKGTLALPHPYGRLQFGADLELHFRTLIGTGANPNVAAVVVIGIEEGWTKRVVDGIAKTGKPVTGFGIEGYGDHDTIKRASKVAKEYVQWASELKREEAPVKELWVSTKCGESDTTSGLGANPAVGNAFDKLYEHGVTLVFGETSELTGGEHLVAARCRDDKVREKFMFMFNRYQDMINRHKTDDLSESQPTKGNIAGGLTTIEEKALGNIQKIGRKCKIDGVLDKAETPTGPGLWFMDSSSAAAEMVTLCAAAGFVVHFFPTGQGNVIGNPILPVIKICANPRTVRTMSEHIDVDVSGLLRREINMDEAGDKLIESMFRTANGRLTAAEALGHREFVLTRLYESA from the coding sequence ATGGCGATCGATCTGAGCAAGGCAACGTTTTGGGGTTACCGGCGCGAAAACGGCCGCGTGGGCGTGCGCAACCACGTGATTATTCTGCCGGTGGATGATCTGTCCAATGCCGCCGCACAGGCGGTGGAGCACAACATCAAGGGGACGCTAGCGTTGCCGCACCCGTACGGACGACTGCAATTTGGCGCGGACCTGGAGTTGCACTTCCGTACCCTGATCGGGACGGGCGCCAATCCCAACGTGGCGGCGGTCGTCGTGATCGGCATCGAGGAGGGCTGGACCAAGCGCGTGGTGGATGGCATCGCCAAAACGGGCAAGCCGGTGACGGGCTTCGGCATCGAGGGCTACGGCGACCACGACACGATCAAACGCGCCTCCAAAGTGGCCAAGGAATACGTGCAATGGGCCTCGGAGCTTAAGCGCGAGGAGGCGCCGGTCAAAGAGCTGTGGGTCTCGACCAAGTGCGGAGAATCGGATACGACCTCCGGCCTGGGCGCGAATCCCGCCGTGGGCAACGCCTTTGACAAGCTGTACGAGCACGGCGTGACGCTTGTGTTCGGAGAGACCTCGGAGCTCACCGGCGGCGAGCACCTGGTGGCGGCGCGCTGCCGCGACGACAAGGTACGCGAGAAGTTCATGTTCATGTTCAATCGCTATCAGGACATGATCAACCGCCATAAGACCGACGACCTGTCGGAATCGCAGCCGACCAAGGGCAACATCGCCGGGGGGCTTACCACCATCGAGGAAAAGGCGCTCGGCAACATCCAAAAAATCGGCAGGAAGTGCAAGATCGACGGCGTGTTGGACAAGGCGGAGACGCCCACCGGGCCGGGCCTGTGGTTCATGGACTCCTCATCGGCGGCCGCCGAGATGGTGACCTTGTGTGCGGCAGCAGGATTTGTAGTCCACTTTTTCCCCACCGGCCAGGGCAATGTCATCGGTAACCCGATCCTGCCGGTAATCAAGATCTGCGCGAACCCGCGCACGGTGCGCACCATGAGCGAGCACATCGACGTGGACGTCTCAGGGCTGCTGCGGCGGGAGATCAACATGGACGAGGCTGGCGACAAGCTCATCGAATCCATGTTCCGCACCGCCAACGGTCGGCTCACCGCGGCGGAAGCCCTCGGGCATCGCGAGTTTGTGCTCACGCGGCTGTACGAAAGCGCCTGA
- a CDS encoding succinate dehydrogenase yields MSARAETLLWLAQRVTGALLSVLVAVHLATMIYAVQNGLTAAEILGRTRGSPGWATFYGLFVVAVAVHAPIGLRNVIAEWTAWRGPSLGWAMLALAVLLALLGFRAVWAVAVG; encoded by the coding sequence ATGAGCGCGCGCGCAGAGACTTTGCTGTGGCTGGCTCAGCGTGTTACCGGCGCGTTGCTGTCGGTGCTGGTGGCGGTCCATCTGGCGACCATGATCTACGCCGTGCAGAACGGGCTCACAGCCGCCGAGATCCTCGGTCGCACCCGGGGCAGTCCCGGGTGGGCCACGTTCTACGGGCTGTTCGTGGTGGCGGTGGCGGTGCATGCGCCGATTGGGCTTCGCAACGTGATCGCCGAGTGGACGGCTTGGCGTGGCCCCTCGCTTGGCTGGGCAATGCTGGCGCTGGCGGTGCTGCTTGCATTGCTCGGATTTCGGGCCGTTTGGGCCGTGGCGGTCGGATAG
- the ffh gene encoding signal recognition particle protein, translating into MLENLTQRLSRVVKTLRGEARLTEANIQAALREVRVALLEADVALPVVKEFIAQVKDKALGQEVQGSLTPGQMLVGVVHRELARLMGEHNEPLNLATAPPATVLMAGLQGTGKTTTTAKLARLLKETKKKVLLVSCDVYRPAAMEQLRALAQQVGCEFFAPEPDEAPEAIARRALAWARSHFFDVMLVDTAGRLTIDEEMMAEIRRLHEALKPIETLLVVDAMQGQDAVNTARAFGEALPLSGLILTKLDGDARGGAALSVRHVTGKPIKFVGVSEKLNGLEPFHPERMASRILGMGDVLSLVEEVQRSVDRAEAEKLARKVKSGKGFDLEDFKAQIQQMRKMGGLSAMLDKLPLQVSQAVQGVPLDDRAFRRIEGIINSMTPQERAKPEIIKASRKRRIAAGAGVSVQEVNRLLNQFEQAQKMMKMVSKGGLQKFMRGMRGVFPGVR; encoded by the coding sequence ATGCTTGAAAATCTGACCCAGCGCCTGTCACGGGTAGTGAAAACCCTGCGCGGGGAAGCGCGGCTCACCGAGGCCAACATCCAGGCGGCGCTGCGCGAGGTGCGCGTCGCGCTGCTGGAAGCCGACGTGGCGCTGCCCGTGGTCAAGGAGTTCATCGCGCAGGTCAAGGACAAGGCGCTCGGCCAGGAAGTCCAGGGCAGTCTTACCCCCGGCCAGATGCTGGTGGGCGTCGTGCACCGGGAGCTCGCGCGCCTCATGGGCGAGCACAACGAACCGCTCAACCTTGCTACTGCACCGCCGGCGACGGTCCTGATGGCGGGGCTGCAGGGGACCGGTAAGACTACCACCACGGCCAAGCTCGCCCGCCTGCTCAAGGAGACGAAGAAGAAAGTGCTGCTCGTCTCCTGTGACGTGTACCGACCGGCGGCCATGGAGCAGTTGCGCGCCCTTGCACAGCAAGTGGGCTGCGAGTTTTTTGCCCCCGAGCCGGATGAAGCGCCGGAGGCCATCGCACGCCGGGCCTTGGCGTGGGCGCGGAGCCATTTCTTCGACGTGATGCTGGTGGACACGGCGGGACGGCTCACGATCGACGAAGAGATGATGGCGGAAATCCGCCGCCTGCACGAAGCCCTGAAGCCCATCGAAACGCTACTGGTGGTGGATGCGATGCAGGGCCAGGATGCGGTCAACACGGCTCGGGCTTTCGGCGAAGCACTTCCGCTGAGCGGCCTCATTCTCACCAAGCTCGACGGGGATGCCCGTGGCGGTGCGGCGCTGTCGGTGCGCCATGTCACGGGTAAGCCGATCAAATTCGTCGGCGTGAGCGAGAAGTTGAACGGCCTGGAACCTTTCCATCCCGAGCGGATGGCCTCCCGCATCCTCGGCATGGGTGACGTGCTCTCCCTGGTGGAGGAGGTGCAACGCAGCGTCGATCGCGCCGAGGCCGAAAAGCTTGCCCGCAAGGTCAAGTCGGGCAAGGGTTTCGATCTGGAGGACTTCAAGGCCCAGATCCAGCAGATGCGCAAGATGGGGGGGCTGTCCGCCATGCTCGACAAGCTGCCGCTGCAGGTTTCCCAGGCGGTGCAGGGGGTGCCCCTCGACGACCGGGCGTTCCGGCGCATCGAGGGCATCATCAATTCCATGACCCCCCAGGAGCGGGCAAAGCCGGAGATCATCAAAGCTTCCCGCAAGCGGCGCATCGCCGCCGGTGCCGGCGTCAGCGTGCAGGAAGTCAATCGCCTCCTGAACCAGTTCGAGCAGGCCCAGAAGATGATGAAAATGGTCTCCAAGGGCGGGCTTCAAAAGTTCATGCGGGGCATGCGCGGCGTGTTTCCCGGCGTGCGCTGA
- a CDS encoding sulfite exporter TauE/SafE family protein, giving the protein MWFEYAVLFVGGFVGAVVIGSAGFAFALVATAVWLQVLPPTRVVPLVTLCAVLLNAVLVWRFRRQIKLSLLAPFLFGALLGVPLGVEALTRIDSKAIRALVGVVLIAYSVYLLTRARPPTLRLRPRWAWLADGLIGWVGGVMGGATSLNGVAPTLWSQVRGFSKLEQRGVLQPFFFITHLYTLAWLGGVGSLDRRLIDDLLLCLPGMLAGTLVGLRLFEYVGEAGFRRMVLMLFVVMGAMLLF; this is encoded by the coding sequence ATGTGGTTTGAGTATGCGGTTCTGTTTGTCGGCGGCTTCGTCGGTGCGGTGGTCATCGGAAGCGCGGGGTTCGCCTTTGCGCTGGTGGCAACCGCCGTGTGGTTGCAGGTGCTCCCGCCGACGCGTGTCGTGCCGCTGGTGACCCTATGCGCGGTCCTGCTCAACGCGGTGCTGGTATGGCGGTTCCGGCGCCAAATAAAGCTGAGCTTGCTGGCACCGTTTCTGTTCGGTGCGCTGCTCGGCGTACCACTTGGGGTGGAGGCGCTCACGCGCATCGACTCGAAGGCGATCCGGGCGTTGGTCGGGGTCGTGCTGATCGCCTACAGTGTGTACTTGCTGACCCGCGCCCGGCCGCCAACGCTGCGCTTGCGTCCACGCTGGGCGTGGCTCGCCGACGGCCTGATCGGCTGGGTGGGCGGGGTCATGGGCGGCGCCACCAGCCTGAACGGCGTAGCCCCTACCCTATGGAGCCAGGTTCGCGGATTCAGCAAGCTCGAACAGCGGGGCGTGCTGCAGCCGTTCTTCTTCATCACCCACTTGTACACGCTCGCGTGGCTGGGTGGCGTGGGAAGCCTGGATCGCAGGCTCATCGACGATCTGCTGCTGTGCCTGCCCGGCATGCTAGCAGGCACCCTGGTGGGCCTTCGGCTGTTCGAGTACGTCGGCGAGGCTGGCTTCCGGCGCATGGTGTTGATGTTGTTTGTGGTGATGGGGGCAATGCTGCTGTTCTGA
- the rplS gene encoding 50S ribosomal protein L19 encodes MDLIRELENEEIARLGKHIPDFAPGDTVVVQVKVKEGNRERLQAYEGVVIAKRNRGLNSSFIVRKISSGEGVERTFQTYSPLVAAIEVKRRGRVRRAKLYYLRNRSGKSARIREKLTSAADKQAES; translated from the coding sequence GTGGACCTGATCAGAGAGCTGGAAAACGAAGAAATCGCCCGCTTGGGCAAGCACATCCCCGACTTCGCGCCGGGCGATACGGTGGTGGTCCAGGTGAAGGTAAAGGAAGGCAACCGCGAGCGGCTCCAGGCGTACGAGGGGGTCGTGATCGCCAAGCGCAACCGCGGCCTTAACTCCTCCTTCATCGTGCGCAAGATTTCCTCCGGTGAAGGCGTGGAGCGGACCTTCCAGACTTATTCGCCGTTGGTGGCCGCGATCGAGGTGAAGCGGCGGGGGCGCGTGCGCCGGGCGAAGCTCTACTACCTGCGCAACCGCTCGGGCAAGTCGGCGCGCATTCGCGAAAAGCTCACCTCGGCCGCCGACAAGCAGGCGGAGTCCTGA
- the trmD gene encoding tRNA (guanosine(37)-N1)-methyltransferase TrmD — translation MRFDVITLFPEMFDAVLRYGVTGRARERGLFEARLWNPRDFTRDVHRTVDDRPYGGGPGMVMMAEPLDKAITAIKEDQAAAGLSDVPVVYLSPQGRPLDHQRVLELAALPGLTLLAGRYEGVDERLLARRVDEEISIGDYVLSGGELAAMVVMDCVVRQLPGALGDEQSASQDSFADGLLDCPHYTRPEAYQGQAVPAVLLSGHHAEIQRWRLKQALGRTWLRRPDLLKRRGLSAAEQELLQEFLAELETDKRVGKER, via the coding sequence ATGCGCTTTGACGTGATCACCCTCTTCCCGGAAATGTTTGACGCCGTGCTGCGCTACGGCGTGACGGGGCGGGCGCGGGAGCGCGGTCTCTTTGAGGCTCGGCTCTGGAATCCGCGGGACTTCACCCGGGACGTGCACCGGACGGTGGACGACCGCCCCTACGGCGGCGGCCCCGGCATGGTGATGATGGCCGAGCCGCTGGACAAGGCGATTACCGCGATCAAAGAGGATCAGGCGGCGGCGGGGCTGTCGGATGTGCCGGTGGTGTACCTGTCGCCGCAGGGCCGGCCCCTGGACCACCAGCGGGTGTTGGAGCTGGCGGCGCTGCCGGGGCTGACGCTGCTGGCCGGGCGCTACGAGGGCGTGGACGAGCGGCTGCTCGCGCGGCGGGTCGACGAGGAGATCTCCATCGGCGACTACGTGCTCTCGGGCGGGGAACTGGCGGCGATGGTGGTGATGGACTGTGTGGTGCGCCAGCTGCCGGGCGCCCTTGGGGACGAGCAGTCGGCCAGCCAGGATTCGTTTGCTGACGGACTGCTGGACTGTCCCCACTACACGCGGCCTGAAGCGTACCAAGGCCAGGCGGTACCCGCCGTGCTGCTCTCCGGCCACCACGCCGAGATTCAGCGCTGGCGGCTCAAGCAGGCGCTGGGACGAACTTGGTTGCGCCGACCGGATCTGCTGAAACGCAGGGGGTTGAGCGCAGCGGAGCAGGAGCTCCTGCAAGAATTTCTGGCAGAGCTGGAGACGGACAAGAGAGTTGGCAAGGAGCGGTGA
- a CDS encoding cytochrome c biogenesis protein CcsA: MILLPLAVHGYSLGSSIFGDDGLYLGVGSAVSAIVFLTIVVYWAGSRFYSLGTLHPVVAPVAVVASILPAVFPATHPLPNTDAPAFKFHLLIALLAYSLFTIAALHALFMALVEKRLHQAARSAVLSDFPPLLTMERLLFRIIGAGFVLLTLTLASGIVFSEEVFGKPIQFNHKTVFGLVSWAVYAALLGGRWLYGWRGRVAIRWTLAGFAALLLAYVGSKFVLEVILRR; the protein is encoded by the coding sequence TTGATTCTGCTGCCGCTCGCCGTGCACGGCTATTCGCTGGGGAGCAGCATCTTCGGCGATGATGGCCTCTATTTAGGCGTGGGGAGCGCCGTATCCGCCATCGTGTTCCTCACGATCGTGGTGTACTGGGCGGGCAGCCGCTTCTACAGCCTGGGGACGCTGCACCCCGTGGTCGCCCCGGTGGCAGTGGTGGCTTCGATCCTGCCGGCGGTCTTCCCGGCCACGCATCCGCTGCCCAACACCGATGCGCCCGCGTTCAAGTTCCACTTGCTGATTGCGCTGCTCGCCTACAGTCTGTTCACCATTGCCGCGCTGCATGCGCTGTTCATGGCACTCGTGGAAAAGCGGTTGCACCAGGCGGCACGCTCCGCCGTGCTGTCCGATTTCCCGCCGCTGCTCACCATGGAACGGCTTCTGTTCCGTATCATCGGCGCCGGCTTCGTGCTGCTCACGCTGACGCTCGCCTCGGGAATCGTGTTTTCGGAGGAGGTCTTCGGCAAACCGATCCAGTTCAACCACAAGACCGTGTTCGGTCTGGTCTCCTGGGCGGTCTATGCTGCCCTCCTCGGCGGCCGGTGGCTCTACGGTTGGCGCGGACGAGTGGCGATCCGCTGGACGCTTGCCGGTTTCGCCGCACTCCTTCTGGCCTACGTCGGGAGCAAGTTCGTGCTCGAGGTGATTCTCAGGCGCTGA
- the sdhC gene encoding succinate dehydrogenase, cytochrome b556 subunit, with amino-acid sequence MSTGTGLRNDLRSRNHPAFWAFAVHRVSGVLLTLFLPLHFWALGRALSGEAALDGFLRWTERPLVKFAETALVLLLAAHLGGGVRLLLLEFAAWRGWQQTLLALAAAFSVAAALAFGLNVV; translated from the coding sequence ATGAGCACGGGCACTGGGCTGCGCAACGACTTGCGCTCGCGCAATCACCCCGCCTTCTGGGCCTTCGCTGTGCACCGTGTCTCCGGTGTGCTGCTGACCTTGTTCCTGCCGCTGCACTTCTGGGCGCTCGGGCGGGCGCTCTCGGGCGAGGCGGCGTTGGACGGTTTCCTGCGCTGGACCGAGCGACCTCTGGTGAAATTCGCCGAGACCGCGCTAGTGCTGCTGCTGGCCGCGCACCTCGGCGGAGGCGTGCGACTTCTGCTGCTGGAATTTGCCGCCTGGCGCGGCTGGCAGCAGACCTTGCTCGCATTGGCCGCGGCGTTCTCTGTGGCGGCGGCGCTCGCGTTCGGGCTGAATGTGGTTTGA
- a CDS encoding UxaA family hydrolase — MIHFVVHDEHDSVGVVVVEGVKAGDELTGWIMDQDKTIKFKAANDIPIGHKLAIKPIRKGDTVIKYGVDIGRAVADIGVGEHAHVHNIKTKRW, encoded by the coding sequence ATGATTCATTTCGTTGTTCACGACGAGCACGACTCCGTCGGCGTCGTGGTGGTGGAGGGGGTGAAGGCCGGCGATGAGCTGACCGGCTGGATCATGGACCAGGACAAGACCATCAAGTTCAAGGCGGCCAACGACATCCCCATCGGGCACAAGCTGGCGATCAAGCCCATCAGGAAGGGCGACACCGTCATCAAATACGGCGTGGACATCGGGCGCGCGGTGGCCGATATCGGTGTGGGCGAGCACGCCCATGTTCACAACATCAAGACCAAGCGCTGGTAA
- the rimM gene encoding ribosome maturation factor RimM (Essential for efficient processing of 16S rRNA) yields the protein MAAPRPEAEERWIVLGLITAPYGVRGWVRVKPYTQTPDGLSRYPTWWIGVGGEWRPMRVEGYRVHGRGGIAKLEGCLDRSEAEAYVRCEVAVPRSVLPETGEGEFYWVDLIGLRVESLDGSFLGEVSGILETGAHPVIRVVSERERLIPFVEQVVKEVDLERRVMRVDWGADF from the coding sequence GTGGCGGCACCACGGCCTGAAGCGGAGGAGCGCTGGATCGTTCTGGGATTGATCACCGCACCCTATGGCGTGCGCGGCTGGGTGCGGGTCAAACCTTACACCCAGACGCCGGACGGACTCTCCCGCTACCCCACGTGGTGGATCGGGGTGGGGGGCGAGTGGCGTCCGATGCGGGTGGAAGGCTACCGGGTGCATGGGCGGGGGGGCATCGCCAAGCTCGAGGGATGCCTGGACCGCAGCGAGGCAGAGGCCTACGTCCGGTGCGAGGTGGCGGTGCCTCGCAGCGTCCTGCCGGAAACCGGTGAGGGCGAGTTTTACTGGGTGGATCTGATCGGGCTTCGGGTTGAAAGCCTGGACGGTAGTTTCCTAGGGGAGGTGAGCGGGATTCTGGAAACGGGCGCCCATCCCGTCATCCGGGTCGTGAGCGAGCGGGAACGGCTGATCCCCTTCGTTGAGCAGGTCGTCAAGGAGGTCGACCTGGAGCGGCGGGTGATGCGCGTCGATTGGGGGGCGGACTTCTAG
- a CDS encoding HlyC/CorC family transporter yields MDRIPTGALLSVLAVLLILSALFSISETAMMALNRYRLKHQAQKGHRGARLASRLLANTDKLLGVILLGNNLVNMAAAALVTVITIRLFGEGELALSFATLLLTFIVLVFCEITPKVIAAAHPEPIAFTASYVLTPVLKLMYPVVWFVNLFVRGLLWLLRIRPAGEGTAQLSLEELRTLVLEAGHYLPPKHHTILLNLFELQDIRVDDVMVPRSQIEAVDLEVPLETLKNQLATAYHTRLLVYRGELDNVVGILHARRVLNFVSDPGVSVEDLKEVIQPPYFIPSGTPLLTQLHQFQENHQRLGLVVDEYGELLGLVTVEDILEEIVGEFTTHSPLEAGGFVAQEDGSYLVEGATPLRELNRKLGYRLPTDGPRTLNGLILEHFQDIPEAGTSVKIAGQPMEIVQVQDRAIKRVRLFPPVRAEAPAEESPVAS; encoded by the coding sequence TTGGATCGCATCCCCACAGGCGCTCTGCTCAGCGTCCTTGCGGTACTCTTAATCCTTTCGGCGCTCTTCTCCATCTCGGAAACCGCCATGATGGCGCTCAACCGCTACCGGTTGAAGCACCAGGCGCAGAAGGGTCACCGGGGGGCGCGGCTCGCCTCCCGGCTCCTCGCCAACACCGACAAGCTCCTGGGCGTCATTCTGCTCGGCAATAACCTGGTCAACATGGCCGCCGCGGCGCTGGTGACGGTGATCACCATCCGCCTGTTCGGGGAGGGGGAGCTTGCATTGAGCTTCGCCACGCTGCTGCTCACCTTCATCGTGCTGGTGTTCTGCGAGATCACTCCCAAGGTCATCGCCGCCGCCCACCCGGAACCCATCGCGTTCACGGCCAGCTATGTCCTCACCCCCGTCCTCAAGCTCATGTACCCGGTGGTGTGGTTCGTGAACCTTTTCGTGCGCGGGCTGCTGTGGCTACTCCGGATACGGCCCGCCGGGGAGGGAACGGCGCAGCTGTCCCTGGAAGAGCTTCGCACACTGGTGCTGGAGGCAGGGCACTATCTCCCGCCCAAGCACCACACGATCCTGCTGAATCTGTTCGAGCTCCAGGACATCCGCGTGGACGACGTCATGGTGCCCCGCAGCCAGATCGAGGCCGTGGACCTGGAGGTCCCCCTCGAGACCCTCAAGAACCAACTGGCCACCGCTTACCATACCCGGCTTCTTGTCTATCGCGGCGAGCTCGACAACGTCGTGGGCATCCTGCACGCCCGCCGCGTGCTCAACTTCGTGAGCGATCCGGGTGTGAGCGTCGAAGACCTGAAGGAAGTCATCCAGCCCCCGTACTTCATCCCAAGCGGGACCCCGCTGCTCACGCAGCTGCACCAGTTCCAGGAAAACCACCAGCGCCTCGGCTTGGTGGTCGACGAGTACGGGGAGCTCTTGGGCCTGGTGACGGTGGAGGATATCCTGGAGGAGATCGTCGGCGAGTTCACCACCCACTCCCCCCTGGAAGCCGGCGGGTTCGTCGCCCAGGAGGACGGCAGCTATCTGGTCGAAGGCGCGACCCCCTTACGCGAGCTCAACCGCAAGCTGGGCTATCGGCTTCCCACCGACGGGCCGCGTACCCTGAACGGGCTCATTCTCGAGCATTTCCAAGACATTCCCGAGGCCGGCACCAGCGTCAAGATCGCCGGGCAACCGATGGAGATCGTCCAAGTGCAGGACCGGGCCATCAAGCGGGTCAGGCTTTTCCCCCCGGTGCGTGCCGAGGCGCCCGCCGAGGAGTCGCCCGTCGCCTCTTGA